GTGACCGACATCAGCAGCGTGATGGCCCCGGTGATCAGCACGAAGATGCGCGCCGGCACGGGGAACAGGAAGTACATGTAGATCGGCCGGTTCGCGAAGATGATCCCGTAAGCCGCGAGCAGGCCGTAGATGGCGCCTGACGCACCTACGGTGGGCGTCACGTACATGAAGTCGGCGAACGAGAACGGCAGCAGCGACGCGACCATCGTCGTCGCCGCCGCGCCGAGCCCGCAGGCCATGTAGAACCGCACGAAGGCGCGCGTGCCCCAGATCTGCTCCAGCTCGGTGCCGAACATCCACAGCGCGAGCATGTTGAACACGAGGTGCGACAGCCCCGCGTGCAGGAACATGTACGAGAACGGCTGCCAGAGCCACAGCGACTCGATCACGGCCGCAGGCGTGAGCCCGCCGTACACGGTGATCATCGGCATCACGATCTGCACCAGGAACAGGACGCCGTTGGCGATGAGCAGCGCCTTGACGGCCGGCGTCACACGGCCCGGTCCGAACTGATACGAGATGCGCGAGTAGGATCGAGTCACCGAGTCAGTGTACTCAGGACTCAGCCCCAGGCATCGCGGCATTCCCGGCATTTCCCTGAACGTGGACCGTTCTCGGTGGTGCGGCGGGAAGGCGTGTGGCGAGGGCTGCGGCCCCGAGCGGGAGACCTGCAAGGAGGGTCAGCGTGAGCGGCAGTCCGATCGCGTCGGCCAT
This genomic window from Acidobacteriota bacterium contains:
- a CDS encoding rhomboid family intramembrane serine protease, whose translation is MTRSYSRISYQFGPGRVTPAVKALLIANGVLFLVQIVMPMITVYGGLTPAAVIESLWLWQPFSYMFLHAGLSHLVFNMLALWMFGTELEQIWGTRAFVRFYMACGLGAAATTMVASLLPFSFADFMYVTPTVGASGAIYGLLAAYGIIFANRPIYMYFLFPVPARIFVLITGAITLLMSVTSSGGGIAHLAHLGGLATGAVLMLRGSGSGGLMTEIKYRYTKWRLQRARRNFDVHRGGRGGWNVH